In the Terriglobia bacterium genome, CGCCGTTCTGGGTTCGTCCAAGCGCGATGTAGGCGATGACGCGGTCTTTCACGCGGCACGGAATGAAGTAGTTCAGGTTGTGGAGATCCGCTTCGAAGAAGAAATACCGCCGCTCGGTCGAGGACTTCAGGAATGAGAAATCCGCGTTCTCGGGAATGGTGAGACCGGTGATCCGCGCAGGTATAAACCGCGACGGATCATAGGGATGTTCCAGGAAAATGGCGGCGCGGTTGACAAACAACGCGCGTTCAAGACGGTCCACGATACGGTCCAGCATGTTATCGAGATCGACTTCCGAGCCCAGGGTCCGGCCGAAGTCAATAATGGTTTGACGGACGTCGTAACGTTCCCGATAGAAAAATTTATCGAGCCAGATCTGGAACTGGTCCTTGATGGGCGCGAACAGCAGCGCCGCAACTATCGTTGCGACCACGCGGGCGACGGTGCTGAGCGGTTCGAAGCCGGCCGCCAGTTCGCCGACGCTGACGACGACGGTGGCATACAGCACGATGACGCATGCCGTCGCCAGCGTATAGGTGACGCCGCGCTTGAAGATGATGTCCACGTCCATCAGGCGGTAGCGATGGATCGCGTAACCGAAAGAGATCGGAATGAGGATCAGCGGGAAGATCGCGAATTCGGCGTACATCTGCGGCAACACGCCCGACAACCGCGGAATGGACTGCAGCAGGAAGTACGGAATGACCGCAATCGCGGTCCCGCGCGTGACCCACTTCATCTGCTGACGCAGTTCGGGAACGCGGACGGTTCTGTAGGTCTGCATCAGCACGAGGGCGCTGGTCACGAAATAGGCGCCGAAAAGGACATCGCCGATGTTATCGAGCAGGTCCCGAAGCACGATCGGTGAGGGCGAAAAGGTGATCACGCCGTTGATGAACGCCGTTTGCGCGATAAAGACCAGCGCTGCCGGCACGTAAAGCAGGTACAGAAACACGCGGCGCTCTTTGACCCACTTGTTCTCCAGCGGGAAATCCAGGCAGAAGTGCAGGAATAGCGGCGGCAGCAACAGGCCGGCCGCCAGATCCAGCCAGAAGACCGTCCAGTCAAATGGATTGAATTTGCCGGTGGCGTGGAACGCATATGCCACAAAGGAGGTCAGGCAGACGAAATAAAAGTGCAGCGCGTGAGGTGCGCGCGATCGCTTGAAAAGGACGAATACGCCGATCAGGAAGTAAACCAGACCGATGATTTCGAGATACTGCTGATGCCGCAGGTACTGCTCCGGCGGAGGCCCGATGACGACCGTGGTGGGAATTTCCTGGCCGTTCCGCACGATCGTGTAGGTGGCGCGGGACCAGACGCCCAGTTCATAGAGCATCTGGGTGACATGACGATCGCTACGAAGAGTCTGGCCGTTAATGGCTTTGAGGACGTCGCTCTGCCGGATTCCCGCCTTATCGGCAGGTCCATCGGCTACGACCAGGCGGGCCTGGATTCCGGCCGCGGTCTGAATCCATGACGCCCCATCATCCGGAGGGATATACCGGCGCTTCTGCTGGGCGTTCAGGAACCCCAGA is a window encoding:
- a CDS encoding ATP-binding protein, translated to MGRTIFSFKYVATVLLTVGLLILGFLNAQQKRRYIPPDDGASWIQTAAGIQARLVVADGPADKAGIRQSDVLKAINGQTLRSDRHVTQMLYELGVWSRATYTIVRNGQEIPTTVVIGPPPEQYLRHQQYLEIIGLVYFLIGVFVLFKRSRAPHALHFYFVCLTSFVAYAFHATGKFNPFDWTVFWLDLAAGLLLPPLFLHFCLDFPLENKWVKERRVFLYLLYVPAALVFIAQTAFINGVITFSPSPIVLRDLLDNIGDVLFGAYFVTSALVLMQTYRTVRVPELRQQMKWVTRGTAIAVIPYFLLQSIPRLSGVLPQMYAEFAIFPLILIPISFGYAIHRYRLMDVDIIFKRGVTYTLATACVIVLYATVVVSVGELAAGFEPLSTVARVVATIVAALLFAPIKDQFQIWLDKFFYRERYDVRQTIIDFGRTLGSEVDLDNMLDRIVDRLERALFVNRAAIFLEHPYDPSRFIPARITGLTIPENADFSFLKSSTERRYFFFEADLHNLNYFIPCRVKDRVIAYIALGRTQNGDYLTSEDLELLETVSGYIGIAIENARLYRSLEQKATEYQSLKDFSENIIESINVGVVVEDVDGRIVGWNRVLARLTGRSHRDTCGRRTSEVIPGQFLQRLMEHGQLYKQPWNGLIVNFSATSLVDKAGATRGTLIIIDDITDRIRLEDQLVQNDKLTSIGLLAAGVAHEVNTPLAVISSYSQMLRKEIGPEDSRHKLLEKITKQTFRASEIVNSLLNFSRTSATEFAEVDIHQVINETVSLLEHQFKTARILVARELLADCPSTFGNAGKLQQVFLNLFVNARDAMPEGGELRIRSEAADSKIEIIVSDTGIGINGENIKKIYDPFFTTKAAGKGTGLGLSVSYGIIQEHGGNISVESRPGAGTSFKLELPLVRKPVNV